A genome region from Natronobeatus ordinarius includes the following:
- a CDS encoding universal stress protein, with protein MVDTTAEFYTFKTEAAVRPVMYEDVLIATDGSGVATTAAEQGLSIAADLEARTHLLSVVEVPRGSRRADGHDRRRDDARLYVEELAAEARDRGVPVETVVRDGDPVRAVLAYADEADVDLLVLGTRGRSDVERLLLGSVALAVIRDSTRPVLTVNPSVDAVSRRIDEIAVATDGRPGSSAAISQAIGLAEAYDAELRAVSVVDDSRTRAEAALESFEQAADAATKDVAVRAADRGVGTVRSVVRGRPADELLAYADAHGVDLLVLGVEGRRGLERLVVGSVSQRVVSAAPTPVLTVRTLEDVSLG; from the coding sequence ATGGTCGATACGACCGCTGAGTTCTACACGTTCAAGACGGAGGCGGCCGTACGTCCGGTGATGTACGAGGACGTCCTCATCGCGACCGACGGGAGCGGCGTCGCGACGACGGCCGCCGAGCAGGGACTTTCGATCGCGGCCGACCTCGAGGCGAGGACCCACCTGCTGTCGGTCGTCGAGGTGCCACGCGGAAGCCGGCGAGCCGACGGTCACGACCGACGCCGGGACGACGCCAGGCTGTACGTCGAGGAGCTCGCGGCGGAAGCGCGCGACCGCGGCGTCCCCGTCGAGACCGTCGTCAGGGACGGCGACCCGGTCCGAGCGGTGCTCGCCTACGCCGACGAGGCCGACGTCGACCTTCTCGTGCTGGGAACGCGCGGCCGAAGCGACGTCGAACGGCTCCTCCTGGGAAGCGTCGCGCTGGCTGTGATCCGCGACTCCACGCGACCGGTTCTCACCGTGAATCCGTCGGTCGACGCCGTTTCCAGACGGATCGACGAGATCGCCGTCGCGACCGACGGCCGGCCGGGCTCGAGCGCCGCCATCTCCCAGGCGATCGGCCTCGCCGAGGCGTACGACGCCGAGCTCCGGGCCGTCTCCGTCGTCGACGACAGCCGGACGCGCGCCGAGGCCGCCCTCGAGAGTTTCGAGCAGGCAGCCGACGCCGCGACGAAGGACGTCGCCGTTCGCGCGGCCGACCGCGGGGTGGGGACCGTCCGGTCGGTCGTGCGGGGCCGACCGGCCGACGAACTGCTCGCTTACGCCGACGCCCACGGCGTCGACCTCCTCGTGCTGGGGGTCGAGGGCCGGCGCGGCCTCGAGCGCCTCGTCGTCGGCAGCGTCTCCCAGCGCGTCGTCAGCGCGGCCCCGACGCCGGTGCTGACGGTCCGGACGCTCGAGGACGTCTCGCTCGGCTGA
- the dcd gene encoding dCTP deaminase, with product MILSDADILDRLEAGDLVIEPIDDYDLQIQPASVDLRLGREFLEFRRTNIPCIHPDSEREVDEYVTETVVEEGDDFILHPGDFVLGTTHERVEIPADLIAHVEGRSSLGRLAVVVHATAGLCDPGYRGQITLELSNLGAAPVALSPGMRISQLTFTELKTEAERPYGSDRGSKYQDQDGPQASRIGSDDEFGGDQLERDR from the coding sequence ATGATCCTCTCGGACGCGGACATCCTCGACCGACTCGAGGCGGGCGACCTCGTCATCGAGCCGATCGACGACTACGACTTACAGATCCAGCCGGCGAGCGTCGACCTCCGCCTCGGGCGGGAGTTCCTCGAGTTCCGCCGGACGAACATCCCCTGCATCCACCCCGACTCCGAACGCGAAGTCGACGAGTACGTCACCGAAACGGTCGTCGAGGAGGGCGACGACTTCATCCTCCACCCCGGCGACTTCGTCCTCGGGACGACCCACGAGCGCGTCGAGATTCCGGCGGACCTGATCGCTCACGTCGAGGGACGGTCTTCACTGGGGCGGCTCGCCGTGGTGGTGCACGCCACAGCCGGGCTTTGCGATCCGGGGTACAGAGGCCAGATCACCCTCGAGCTCTCGAATCTCGGTGCGGCCCCCGTCGCGCTCTCACCCGGCATGCGAATCTCTCAGCTCACCTTCACCGAACTCAAAACCGAAGCCGAGCGACCCTACGGCAGCGACCGCGGCTCGAAGTACCAGGACCAGGACGGCCCGCAGGCCTCGCGCATCGGCAGCGACGACGAGTTCGGTGGCGACCAACTCGAGCGCGATCGCTAG